A window of the Brassica oleracea var. oleracea cultivar TO1000 chromosome C1, BOL, whole genome shotgun sequence genome harbors these coding sequences:
- the LOC106300209 gene encoding pathogenesis-related protein 1, which yields MFRKVSIEALVLLLLTIYLTQIDVSFAQYYQYPQSHDSPDSYLRPHNVARAMVRVKPLRWDFGLATVAQEYANQLASGPCSLEHSSGPYGENLAMGSGDMSPAQAVAMWINEKSYYDYYSNSCHDSACGHYTQVVWRGSARLGCGKGVCGNGASIIVCNYDPAGNYIGTKPY from the coding sequence ATGTTTCGTAAGGTCTCTATAGAAGCATTGGTTCTCCTACTTCTCACCATCTACTTGACCCAAATTGATGTTTCTTTCGCACAATATTATCAGTATCCGCAGTCCCATGACTCTCCTGACAGCTACCTCAGACCACACAACGTAGCCCGAGCCATGGTCAGAGTCAAGCCTCTAAGATGGGACTTTGGCCTAGCCACTGTGGCTCAGGAATACGCAAATCAACTAGCATCCGGTCCATGCAGCCTCGAGCATTCCTCTGGACCATATGGAGAGAACCTTGCAATGGGAAGTGGAGACATGTCACCGGCTCAGGCTGTTGCAATGTGGATAAATGAAAAGTCGTATTATGATTATTACTCAAACTCGTGCCACGATTCGGCTTGTGGACACTACACGCAGGTCGTGTGGCGTGGATCTGCTCGGCTCGGTTGTGGTAAGGGTGTGTGTGGTAATGGTGCAAGTATTATTGTGTGTAACTATGACCCCGCAGGCAATTATATTGGGACTAAACCATATTGA